TGCTCAGTAAGCTGCAGTGAAATGAAAGCCGTTCCAAGCTGATACAGGAAGTTGTCGGTGGAAACGTGACATGAAGTAGATCCACATGTAAATGTCCAAGTTGTTGCGACAGTGGTGTTGATCCTGGCGGCTGGCTTTTTCCCCATCCTCCCTCCTCGCTCAGCGCGGCAAGGCGGCGTGTCAGCTGGGGCATTACCATAGGCTGACCTTTGCCGCCGCTTCTCCCCACTGCAGCGTTTTCTGACATTCAGGGGCGCTGTGGGGGAGACAGGAAGGGGGTGGACTGATGGCCTGGTGGCGGTTTCTCGCCTGCAGTGGGCTGGTGTCTGCGTGTCCTTTTTAACAGACTCAGTGCTGGCTTACGCTGGCATTTTATTTCCCGCAGCATCAATCAAGCCGGCTTGTCACCGTTTTGGGTTTTGAAAGCCCAGGCAAAGGCGGCGATGTATTTGATACGTGGTTTTCTTCCAACCTGGCCGCTGCTTGTTGTCAGAGAGATTGCTGTTATCTATGTGAAATCTTGGCACCCTGATAAATGAGAGCTGGAAATCCTTCCTACTGACATCAAGGCGCTGTGTACCTAAACTCCTTCCAAGGCTGAGGGGGGAATAACATATCAGACCAATTAAAGTTAATGCATGGTGACACAGTGAATCGAGAGCAGGGATTGCTGCCATATGGTGGTCCAGGCTGTAAATCAGAAATCTAGGGAAGGGAGGAGTGTGCATGCATGCAGCATCAAACAAAATCGTCGCAAGATcaatccagccttttttttttttttttccctattccCTCTGCCCCTTACCCACACTGCCACCTGCAGCACCCCAAGGTGCAACGCTCTCAGGTATCTGTGTAGAAGTGGCAGCTTCATTAAGGcttgttttttctcctctcGCCGGGAGGATTTAAATGAGCTGTCGTCCTGACCTTTTTGAGCTCCTGCTTTTTAAAGCAagttcaacccccccccccccccccccccccccaactaccAAACCTGCCACCTGCCCTTTCTATCTTTCCACCCCTCTGTCTCACTTTGTCACCCTTCCCTATACTTGTCTCTTTTCCCTGCAGGGGAGAGAGACACCTTTAAGCCATCACAGGCATGCCAAGGTTGTTTTGCGCGTAATTGCCTCCCTCATACGCCGTGTTTGTCTGCGCACACTTGCCACACTCGCTTGATGCCATGCAGTAAAAGGAGAGAGGGCACCAACTCTTTAGACTTCATTTGCTCCCTGACTGTTCTTTAGTGCTGATTAAGCGAGCATCTGTGTTGTTTGGAATCCAGCAGTAAGCCAAGTGGAGCATGGCTAACGTTTTCTCCCTCTCTATTACATCAGGGCTATTGCGCAGAGTGGCAGGCATTTATTGGCGCCGTAGCctcatttattcatttctttttcaCTCCATCCTGGACCGGGCTCCCTTGTCTAATGTATCCAAAACAAACGCCGACCGCAGCATTGATAAGAGATTAGCTTGTCAGCATCTGGCCTCTCGAGTGTGTCCTTTTCAAATGTATGCGACTCATCAATTTGCAATGCGGCGTTCTTGTGGGAACGAAGAGGGAAAGTGCAGGCGGCAGGGTCCGACGAGCAGAAAGTATCATGTAGGGCGAGGAAGTAGAGGGGACTCCATTTAAGTCTGCTACCCCCTCAGGCTCTTTTTACTTCAGAGGTTTGATGTTTAATTCAAGTTGTTAACAGCATCAAATGTCACCTTACCTGACGCTCCAGGTGCGAATCAGTGTGTAATTCAACAGACTTCCTAAGGTGTCTGCCTGTGGGGATAAGTTCTTTTAATCAGCACCGCTTCGATTGCTAAGCAACCTAaccaacacctttttttttttgcttcctttcCACAGTGTGAGGAGAAGTGCGTGCCCCATGTTGCATTAGTGTCTGTGTGAAATGCTGGCCTGTCTGCCAGGGCCAGGTGACCTCCCCCTCCAGCTTCTCCCCCACACGCAGATGAACACTGGACTTCAGAAATGTAAGTAGTGATGAACATCCCACACAGAAAGCCAGTCTGTTGCCATGCATGTGCCAGCATACGTAGACCCATGGCGGCAGTAGCAGCCTGGTTCATGATTTCGAGCTGTGGGGAAATTGTAAGATTCTAGTttggtcccaaaaaaaaaaaaaaaaaaaagtttggccgATTTGCTCTTTGATTGTAATTTGGCATTTGAGCGATACTACTTGTAGACACAAATAGAGCAAATGTTGAGTGTTGTAAAACGTAAAGGACAAACCTAATTTAGTTGTTAGCCACTTGGATTTTAGCGTTCAGAACTTATTTAGTGAAAAGGCATAATAAGAGTTTTCAGTCACTAAATGCATTTTGTCAAAATAACTCCTGTGTTGTTGACCTTAGCTTCCTGAACCCCAATCATAAAAGAACTGTAGTCGTGCACGGTGCTTTTCAAATCAGCCACATAAATCAGTCGCTTGTCAGACATGGATTACAGCTCACGCCGTGCTCCATTCAATCCTAAAAAGTACCTCgcttccttttttccccccttcagtACAAACTCAGCGTGAcccatttatatagcacttttttttttttttgtcacaaaaagctCCAGCTCATCAGGACTGTAATTTCAGAATCCCCGTAATCAGCCAACCCCCTGGGAGATCAGCAAGCATGAGGGAGTCTGCTAAGTGCCAGCGTCTGTTGCCTCACTCAGGCGGGCTTGTGACATGGTGCCGCCATCAGCAGGACTCTTTGCCTGCTCCCCCCTTTTTGTGACGCTCACCAAGACGCATCCGAACTCACGAGGCGAAaatgaagttttgtttttttccgtcCAATTCTGTGATCCATTTTGGTGACGGGCGTGCTTCTCACTGTGTGTTTTGGTCTTAGAGGTGTAAttccaagacttttttttttcttctcccatcattgtaattgtgggaatgctgaagcattcccacatgttattatgatttttattctccacacttttttgccgcataaCAACTCCAACATAATACTTACAATTTACACTGCTCAAATtccaactagcttaaaaaatgcacacctcctggggtatatatcgtctgattccacattactgacagtatttgcacaatttaacgtttaatatcaacttttcccgattcattttcattgcccagtaaccaggaggtcataatttcataatttatctcccaatttacttcataagcattcaaacactgcacatgcattcaaatcttagcattcagcattcccacgcaatttctccagaaattacaCTTAGTCTGGTTCAAATCATGTTTCTGTCTtgtgctcttaactcattcactcgcagccattttcacttgaagcaaccccttcgctcccggctgttttacaggattttgactgattttgcgaggcccacagaatattgtgttattttgctataaaaacatggaacccaccaaaagaaacaCTAGATTCTCtcttcatcagggaaaaaaaaaaagtatatttgtaactACTTCTCTTTTGTaaaagttagcattagaatatagctaagtttcatcattattcacaaatctgttaaaaacactgggaaaaagagcttgctgcaacatggccctggctgatctcttatactctactgccacatgctggccgtttttttgtaaaagctatcattgctttaagtgacctcttcgagtcagaagctgcatcaaagccttctctaagctctagcatcaaaaaacatttgaagaaacaaagcataaatacgtttttgggagtgaagggaaaaatctaaaaaaaaacaaaaaaacatttatatacgttttggggtttgaatgagttaaaaacatcaTTAGTagtcatgcttcaaaaaatgcaGGACTCATTTCGACTAAATCATTTTGCGACAGGGTTTTGACATTCCTGGCCTCAAACGTCTGCTTAACCACTTAGCCGTCACTTGAAATTAAGTTAATGagctcctgtttttgttgccatttGAGCACTATTCTTCCGCTATAATCCCGCAGAGGCCTGGACTCTGTCTTTCACACTTTCCCCCCCTCCCTCTATTTTGGCCAAAAGCTCCAGACCACCAAGCTTGCTGCACGTTGCCGTCTGCGCATAAGAGAAGTCGTTTAAAAGTTACGAGCTAGCAGGTTGCTGCCAGAGGCAAGGCCGGAGCAGCTGCTCCATTTATCATCGGGGATTGCCTGTTCGCAGATGATGGCTGTGAAAGGCAAAAAAGGTGTCCGAGGAGTATATCAGGTGCACAAAGATACAACGGGGTCTCCAACGAGGGCTCATCCTGCTGGCAGGATGTCTCAAATACCAGGAAATGGCCCTTGGTCCTCCATGCTTCCAAGCAGAACAAACACGGAGCCTGGCGGGGCCACtgggcagatttttattttttgtatctcaCAGAGATCAAAAGCAGCCATCTTTCTCCTGCTCCTTATgttgttttcctttttcaatGTCTGCCGTCAGCATGACATGCTGTGTTCAGCTGCTTTTGAAACGAGGCGGGCCGCATGCGTGTAACTGAATTCAACAGTCTCGTTCGACACTGGAAGCTTCAAACTCAATTTCCTGCTCCTGAGTGGAAATTTGCAATTTACAGCAGCGGGAGCGCCCCGGCCCCCCCGCCGCTTTAAACCATGTTCAATAAAAACAGTAGTTTGAATAAAAGAAACCCTAATTAGAGCCTGCTGACTGTGCACTTGTGTGCCAACAGCGGCGTAATTAACACATGGCCAAACCGGCCCCTTTTCCCCTGCTCTCTGTTGGACAAGGTGCTTAGTTGGAGATCTGAGATGATGCGCCCGTCGCCACCAGCGGCCGCCAGCAAATTTCACTCATATCCTCATTAACCCTCCGTTGATACTTTAAGACCTTCAATTAATCCAGGTTTGAGGTCAAGGTTGAAATGCTAATAAGCAACTCTAAGCATATACATCAACAGCCTGGCCTTTTTTGATTGCATTTAAGTgtatggcccaaaaaaaaataaaattgtattttcatttttttgtaagtaacaacaacaaaaaaatgcctccaGTTTGCCTTTTCACTTGTCTAATTTGGATTTTATTGCCAAGTCCGCTATGTTCTGTATGTTGACACTGTGAATAATGTGAATAACATTTAGTCTTTCTCCAGTCAGCTTTGATGTCGCAAAGGTCATTTATCATTAGCAGCGGTTGACAAGTGAAGTCCATCCTCGCCTTGTGTGTGCATCTGTCCGCCTTTTGCTTACGCTGGCATTTATTCAGTGACACGTCTTAGGCCTATGTGATGGCGGGCGTCGGCTCTAGCTCCTTGGCCCGGACCCCGGCATTAACGAGGCTGCCATCGGCGGGCTGGACGCTTAAGTCACAACAGCCCGCCTCCTCCCGTGTGCCGCCCCATGCAGGTCCTGCACATTGCTGCCCATTGTTTCCCCATTCCCAAATAAAAGGGGAATTAATTAGCCAGTTGGCACGGTTGCTCGGTGCAGACGGTTCCGAGCTCCGAGCTCAGCCTCATCCCTCAAGCCTCGTCAGCTCACTCACGAGACTTGAGCGGAACAGCCAAGAGTTGCAGCCAGCGACTGAGACATTTCACATTGCTGCTCCATCAACTTGCTGTAAACTGCTTTCGCTATCTGCTTTACATTAACTGAATAGGCCAGTCTAGTGGTAATAAACGTAAAGTCAGTTCACTTCAATTTGCCTTGGTACAGTTTAGAATGGTTAACTGCTGATCTGATGACTTAATTTGCCACTGCGGAGCCTGCCAGAGTGATGTTGGCATCATTCCAGCATGAAGCTCTAGCCGGGTTTACGTGGAGACTTAAGTCATACAGATTTGAAATCATTCAATGACGTCCAATATCATTTAATCAAGTCGCACAATTTCCATAATGTGACAATGTGTAGTTTTGTTTCCTCAACTTTGATATTAAGAATGTAAAAGAAAACGCGTTCGCAAACATCTACGttattttctcttaaaaaaaaaaaaaaacatttaaaatgcgcTCATAAATGAACCACCTTCACACTCAGTCAGGTACAAACACCATCATGTTCGCACTGTCACTTTGAGAGGTTAAATTTAGCCCGGATGCTTAGCAGGTGTAACAAATGTCTGCGAGCTGGAGCCGACAAAGTCTCCCCGCAGATCAGAGCCTGTGTCTGATTACTCGTCTGCTGTCATGTCGCGCTCGCCGCGTTGTTTTCCTTCTCCCCGACGCAGCCACGCGGGAGCGTCATTGCCACGTAGCCACTTTTTGCATCAGCCCCAAAGAGGTTATTTTTCACCTGTGTCtgttgctttgtttgtttgccacGCGGGTATGTGTGACACAAAAGCTACCAGGATGGTTCTCATAAAAAGGGACAGATTGTCCGtaaatatatatctttttttaatttatgttgtTAGATGTGTACGCTGGATTAATTCAACTATTTTTAATATGCTAAATCCAAAattgcagtcatttttttttctagcatgtcatttttttaatccacaacTTACTCTCCAGATAAGCAAAATTCAACATATTAGCTATAGTAAGAAAAAGGCCACTTCTATTGATtagctgtagaaagactgtCGTAAGAAAAAAGCCAATTCTATTGACTAGCTGTGGAAAGACTTCCACTTATTAGAGACAAGACCGTAAACAGAAAGCTAGCATAGTAGGAATAAAAAATTAGCCATATCCTTTGTAAAAACACAAGTGTTTAAAACATTGCAGTCATGTCTGCTTctttcatatttcattgtatGTCAATATCAAGTAcagtatttttcatatttttaagaAAACGAGGCTCTATAGTTAAAAAATTTGATGTGATGGAGAAAAACTCAGACTAGTTTTGGATTCCGCACCCAAAAATGAGTTACAAACACCAAACTATTCTACTTGAATAACAACTTTTCCTCTTGatatattttctctctctctttttttttttttttttttctatcatagGGGACACCACACAAAGGATGAGATCCACTCCTTTCCCAACCCCTGCAGAATTGGATGCCTATGCTAAGAAAGTTGCCAACAACCCCCTGACCATCAAAATCTTCCCCAACAGCGTCAAAGTCCCGCAGCGGAACCACGTCCGGCGTACCGTCAACGGTCTGGACACCTCGGGCCAGCGCTACAGTCCTTACCCTTCGTCTCAGGCCGGCGCCAAGACTGGCCTCCTCGCCATCGTCAAGGTGCCCGCCGTCAAGGGCATCCTCAAAGATTTCGCCGGCGGCCGGGCCCGCTTTCACCCCGAAGTCATCATGAACCACCTGAGGGGCCCTTACCAAGTGACTTCGACCAGCACTTTAAACCACCGCCACCTGACTCTGCCCAACCTCCCCCAACCTCAGCAGAGCTCAGCCCAGGACGCACCTCAGACTCTCCAGATGCCACTGGCTCCGCAGCAGAGCCTCAGACATGCTCTCCCCGTGACCCAGCACTCTCAGGGCCCACCTAGACTGCAAACTGTCTCCCAGCACCTGGCCCTCGGCCACCCGCAGGTCCCTTCTGCTGTCCTCctccaacagcagcagcagcagcaccttCAGCAGCATCAGTTCCAGGAAGGGAGCCGAAAGCTGCCGGATGGCGACGCCCCACCGAACGTGACCGTCTCTACCTCAACCATTCCACTCCCCATGGCCGCCGGGCTGCACCAGGGCCGCCAGCCCGACCTGAGCACCATCGTGCACCAGATCAACCAGTTCTGCCAAGCCCGGGCCCAAGGCGCCGGGTCGGCGTCCGTGTGCGAGGGCCAGATCGCCAACCCCAGCCCCATCAGTCGCAACCTGCTTATCAGCGCTTGCTCCCGGGTCTCCACGCACAGCAACCCCGCCGGCGGCTTCCCCCCGCACAACTGCGTCCTCGGCCCTCAAGAGAAAGCCACCATCCCGGCGGGGGCGCACCCTTTACCCGGCGTGACCATGAACCACTTGCCTTCCAACCACACAGATCTCAAGCAGCAACAGCACCCTCAGCAGCACCTGCAGCCAAAACCCAATCAGCAGTTGCAAGCTAACCCCCAACAACAGAAGATACGCTCTTGGAACCCGCATCAGTTGACCCACGTGCCCCAGATTCCCAACGGTTGCAAGCACCCTAGTAGGGACGCCACCTTCCACTTTAAGGGACTGAGCTACCCCGCGGACGTGTGCGTGGGGCAGCCGTACATGCTGAAACCCCCTATAGAGAGGCCCACCCCCTCCCCGcccgtcaacaacaacaacaacaacgtcatGCCGGGCCCCGTGGCCCACTACCCAAACTACTTCCAATCCCACATTTGGAACAGCAGCATCCTCCCCACACCCAACAGTGACAGCTCCGGCTCTCAGGATGTAGCCATGCCATTCCACGGGGCGGCCCCGGGGGGTTGCGCCGCACTCGAATGCGGGCCCCCGGGGGCTCCCCATTATCGGCTACCGGCGAGCTCCTCTGCCCAGACTAATCTGATGCAAAGCGCCGATTACATGGGTGGGGACTTCCAGACGCCCTACTTCCGCGATCAGAATCTGGGGTTAATGGGCAAGATGCACGGGCCCCCTGTGAGCAGGGTGGGGCCGGAGGTGGCGGATGGTAGGAGCGCTCTCCTCCAGCATCCAGGGTACAGATAAGCTATGGCCTTGTCTCCGCAAGTTATCAGACCCCTCCCCCCTTTTGTTTAGTCTTAAGAAAACACGATAACTTGACAAAACTGCAAATCTTAAAGAGGgtatatgaatatatttaatTCATGaagaacagttttgttttttggatatatCTTGCAAGtgatcaattattattattttttttatttttttttttagccaatgCGCCTACCTGGAACATTTACGGAATCATGTTCCCAGGCGTGTTGACGCGTCTACTGTGTGTCATTCCTGCTTTTTGCCCCACCTTACGCGCGTGTGCGCCTGAGTCCCCACAGATCCTGTTAGTTGAACTTCACACGTTTTGTAAGgcgtgtgaaaaatgaaaaaaaaaaaaagtgtgaaaaatgacatcacagctactcagttaacaaccaatcatagctcagcttcagaaaacaggtgagctgtgattggtcgttgcctgagcaactgtgatgtcatcttcagtcgacagcaagtgggcaaaatggctgcaccTTGCGATGGATAAAAAATATCAAGCGCCAATTcctcgccaaaaaaaaaaagtggcaacatCTTTTGACCCATGGTGTGCTGTGAGGAACTTGGAGACTTTTTCCAGATGTGTGTGGATATGTACGCAGAAGCTTTTACTATTTTCagatgtaattatttatttgtgtaataGGACTATTGAAACTTGATTCCTTACTGTCGCGTACAGAACAAACGCAATCAGGTTGTTTGTACATAGCaaggacccagcagggagcGCACCTGTTGCCGAGGCGACGCGCTCTGTCCTGCTTCAAATGCTGCAAATGAAttcaggtgtttaaaaaaaaaaaaaaaaaaccttagcggCCAGGCCGGGAAGGTTTCAGTTGTGAAAAGTTTCAAGCAGAAAGGTCATAAGATGGCCGGAGTCAAACTAGACTTTCTACAGcgctcaacataaaaaaaataaaataaaaaatgttacaaaacaCTATTTTCATCCTCCTAttgacgatggatggatggagtataTGCCATAGGAACTCAAGCAGTGGAAGAGgcaaattatttaataaaaaaaaaaaaaaaaaatacacattaattCAACTACAGGAGTGTTGTCATCACAATTCTTAAAAAATTATTGAcatgttttatgcagccccactcgtcTAAATACGGCATTCTAGTTTATATtccgttagtggaatatgagttaagcagcaaaatacagaaggcggccattttgccacttgctgtcgagtgaaaaatgacatcacagttactcgggtaacaaccaatcatagctcagcttcagaaaacaggtgagttgtgattggtcactgcctgagcaactgtgatgtcatcttcagtcgacagcaagtgggcaaaatggctgccccttcagatggattaaaaaaaaacggatggattttgctttaaaactcatattccactaatgtaaTTCATCAGaaggtcatgtttagactagtgaggtcacatatattattgtcaaaaaatgtttaagattgACCTCCCCTTTAAATAGCTTCCTATCTAAAGGTCGTGTCGCCATTTATATTGAGCACTGTATTAGGGAGATGCgccattttcttttacaaagcgtttttttttccccataacccTGACAAATGTATTACTTGAATGTGGCGATGATTCACGTTAAAGGCGATACAATGGACGTGATCAGTACAATGTTACTAATGTGGCGTGCGATCAAACGCCCGAGTGAAAGCGCGA
The Festucalex cinctus isolate MCC-2025b chromosome 18, RoL_Fcin_1.0, whole genome shotgun sequence genome window above contains:
- the fam222ba gene encoding protein FAM222B, whose protein sequence is MLACLPGPGDLPLQLLPHTQMNTGLQKWDTTQRMRSTPFPTPAELDAYAKKVANNPLTIKIFPNSVKVPQRNHVRRTVNGLDTSGQRYSPYPSSQAGAKTGLLAIVKVPAVKGILKDFAGGRARFHPEVIMNHLRGPYQVTSTSTLNHRHLTLPNLPQPQQSSAQDAPQTLQMPLAPQQSLRHALPVTQHSQGPPRLQTVSQHLALGHPQVPSAVLLQQQQQQHLQQHQFQEGSRKLPDGDAPPNVTVSTSTIPLPMAAGLHQGRQPDLSTIVHQINQFCQARAQGAGSASVCEGQIANPSPISRNLLISACSRVSTHSNPAGGFPPHNCVLGPQEKATIPAGAHPLPGVTMNHLPSNHTDLKQQQHPQQHLQPKPNQQLQANPQQQKIRSWNPHQLTHVPQIPNGCKHPSRDATFHFKGLSYPADVCVGQPYMLKPPIERPTPSPPVNNNNNNVMPGPVAHYPNYFQSHIWNSSILPTPNSDSSGSQDVAMPFHGAAPGGCAALECGPPGAPHYRLPASSSAQTNLMQSADYMGGDFQTPYFRDQNLGLMGKMHGPPVSRVGPEVADGRSALLQHPGYR